In the genome of Nymphaea colorata isolate Beijing-Zhang1983 chromosome 9, ASM883128v2, whole genome shotgun sequence, one region contains:
- the LOC116260146 gene encoding probable NADH kinase isoform X2: MSRSKVLLLTKPFDVYRSRLQANSLPSISPSPVHQVLSNLENRKQVHNKTIKLFGGDGTLLRASHYMDDSIPVLGVNSDPTQPEEVEEKNDEFDATRSTGYLCAATAESFEQVLTDILDNTRKPSELSRIAVTVNNRPLPTHALNDILIAHPCPAAVSRFSFRIRDSETYSTPVNSRSSGLRVCTAAGSTAAMLSAGGFPMPISSKDLQYMVREPILPGASAHLMHGSVKSSNSMHIFWSCKGYIYIDGCHAFHPVVQGDAIEVSAKAPILKVFLPSHLLCT; the protein is encoded by the exons ATGTCGCGCTCGAAGGTGCTCTTGCTCACCAAGCCCTTTGATGTCTACCGCTCCAGGCTACAGGCGAACTCTCTCCCCTCCATTTCGCCTTCCCCTGTTCATCAG GTTTTAAGCAACCTAGAGAATAGGAAGCAAGTTCACAATAAGACGATAAAACTAT TTGGTGGGGATGGCACGCTTTTGCGGGCTAGTCATTATATGGATGACTCAATACCTGTTTTAGGCGTTAATTCAGACCCTACACAACCTGAGGAG GTTGAGGAGAAGAATGATGAGTTTGATGCTACGAGAAGCACTGGCTATTTGTGTGCAGCAACAGCTGAGAGCTTTGAACAG GTTTTAACAGATATTCTTGATAATACACGGAAACCATCCGAGTTATCACGAATCGCAGTCACTGTCAACAACCGGCCGCTGCCAACACATGCACTGAATGATATACTTATAGCACATCCTTGTCCAGCAGCAGTGTCTAGGTTCTCATTCAG AATAAGAGATTCTGAAACATACTCCACCCCCGTAAACAGCCGGTCGAGTGGGCTTCGAGTCTGCACTGCTGCTGGTTCAACAGCTGCCATGCTATCAGCAGGGGGTTTCCCGATGCCAATTTCAAGTAAAGACCTCCAGTATATGGTAAGGGAGCCCATATTACCTGGTGCATCAGCTCATCTGATGCATGGATCGGTCAAATCCAGTAATTCCATGCATATCTTCTGGAGCTGCAAaggttacatctatattgatgGTTGTCATGCGTTTCACCCAGTTGTACAGGGGGATGCCATTGAAGTATCTGCCAAGGCCCCAATTTTGAAAGTGTTTTTGCCTTCACATCTATTGTGTACATAA
- the LOC116260146 gene encoding probable NADH kinase isoform X1, with protein sequence MSRSKVLLLTKPFDVYRSRLQANSLPSISPSPVHQVLSNLENRKQVHNKTIKLCEGVLKHKSLEWETIMRNELSGPIHHFDLVVTVGGDGTLLRASHYMDDSIPVLGVNSDPTQPEEVEEKNDEFDATRSTGYLCAATAESFEQVLTDILDNTRKPSELSRIAVTVNNRPLPTHALNDILIAHPCPAAVSRFSFRIRDSETYSTPVNSRSSGLRVCTAAGSTAAMLSAGGFPMPISSKDLQYMVREPILPGASAHLMHGSVKSSNSMHIFWSCKGYIYIDGCHAFHPVVQGDAIEVSAKAPILKVFLPSHLLCT encoded by the exons ATGTCGCGCTCGAAGGTGCTCTTGCTCACCAAGCCCTTTGATGTCTACCGCTCCAGGCTACAGGCGAACTCTCTCCCCTCCATTTCGCCTTCCCCTGTTCATCAG GTTTTAAGCAACCTAGAGAATAGGAAGCAAGTTCACAATAAGACGATAAAACTATGTGAGGGCGTCTTGAAACATAAATCACTTGAGTGGGAGACTATCATGCGTAATGAACTATCTGGACCCATTCATCATTTTGATCTTGTTGTGACAGTTGGTGGGGATGGCACGCTTTTGCGGGCTAGTCATTATATGGATGACTCAATACCTGTTTTAGGCGTTAATTCAGACCCTACACAACCTGAGGAG GTTGAGGAGAAGAATGATGAGTTTGATGCTACGAGAAGCACTGGCTATTTGTGTGCAGCAACAGCTGAGAGCTTTGAACAG GTTTTAACAGATATTCTTGATAATACACGGAAACCATCCGAGTTATCACGAATCGCAGTCACTGTCAACAACCGGCCGCTGCCAACACATGCACTGAATGATATACTTATAGCACATCCTTGTCCAGCAGCAGTGTCTAGGTTCTCATTCAG AATAAGAGATTCTGAAACATACTCCACCCCCGTAAACAGCCGGTCGAGTGGGCTTCGAGTCTGCACTGCTGCTGGTTCAACAGCTGCCATGCTATCAGCAGGGGGTTTCCCGATGCCAATTTCAAGTAAAGACCTCCAGTATATGGTAAGGGAGCCCATATTACCTGGTGCATCAGCTCATCTGATGCATGGATCGGTCAAATCCAGTAATTCCATGCATATCTTCTGGAGCTGCAAaggttacatctatattgatgGTTGTCATGCGTTTCACCCAGTTGTACAGGGGGATGCCATTGAAGTATCTGCCAAGGCCCCAATTTTGAAAGTGTTTTTGCCTTCACATCTATTGTGTACATAA
- the LOC116259941 gene encoding E3 ubiquitin-protein ligase CCNB1IP1 homolog isoform X1 — MRCNACWRELEGRAISTTCGHLLCTEDASRILSADGACPICDQVLSKSLMKPVDLNPNDEWTNMVMAGISPQTLMKSAYRSVMFFIGQRELEMQYKMQKIFAQCRQKCEVMQEKFTEKMEQIHAAYQKMSKRCQIMEQEIESLTKDKQELQEKFAEKSRQKRKLDEMYDHLRNEYETMKRSAIQPSGFFRRPEPDFFSSPAGPPPMVENRDPLRQDGSLVTPKTPGEREDVWPLSKQKRSSPSPFDVSGGSPAKPPTARDDDSHRRPSRPLFPSAAPNPSATLRNLIFSPMKRPQLSRSNRPPIFTL; from the exons ATGAGGTGCAACGCTTGCTGGCGGGAATTGGAAGGGCGAGCCATATCAACTACATGCGGTCATCTTCTGT GCACGGAGGACGCCAGCAGAATTCTTAGCGCTGATGGTGCATGTCCCATTTGTGACCAAGTGTTGTCCAAGAG CCTTATGAAGCCCGTGGATCTCAATCCAAATGACGAATGGACAAAC ATGGTAATGGCTGGAATATCGCCCCAAACAT TGATGAAGAGCGCTTACAGGAGTGTCATGTTTTTCATCGGACAAAGAGAGCTCGAGATGCAGTATAAGATGCAGAAAATATTTGCACAATGCCGTCAGAAATGTGAGGTCATGCAAGAGAAGTTCAcagagaaaatggaacagattcaTGCGGCCTATCAGAAGATGTCTAAGAGATGCCAAATAATGGAGCAAGAGATTGAAAGTCTAACGAAGGACAAGCAAGAACTTCAAGAGAAGTTCGCCGAGAAGTCAAG GCAAAAGAGAAAACTGGATGAGATGTATGATCATCTCAGGAACGAGTACGAAACTATGAAAAGATCAGCAATTCAACCGTCTGGTTTCTTTAGAAGACCTGAACCTGACTTCTTCTCCAGTCCTGCCGGGCCACCTCCCATGGTGGAGAACAGAGATCCCCTTAGGCAAG ATGGCTCGCTTGTGACTCCTAAAACTCCAGGGGAAAGAGAAGACGTGTGGCCGTTGTCGAAGCAGAAGAGGTCGAGTCCAAGCCCTTTCGACGTTTCTGGAGGATCCCCAGCAAAGCCACCAACAGCCCGTGACGACGACTCGCATAGAAGACCTTCCCGCCCTCTGTTCCCGTCGGCTGCTCCCAATCCTTCCGCAACCCTGCGCAACCTGATCTTCTCTCCCATGAAGCGGCCTCAGCTCTCTCGCAGCAATCGGCCTCCCATCTTCAC GTTGTAA
- the LOC116259941 gene encoding E3 ubiquitin-protein ligase CCNB1IP1 homolog isoform X3, with product MRCNACWRELEGRAISTTCGHLLCTEDASRILSADGACPICDQVLSKSLMKPVDLNPNDEWTNMVMAGISPQTLMKSAYRSVMFFIGQRELEMQYKMQKIFAQCRQKCEVMQEKFTEKMEQIHAAYQKMSKRCQIMEQEIESLTKDKQELQEKFAEKSRQKRKLDEMYDHLRNEYETMKRSAIQPSGFFRRPEPDFFSSPAGPPPMVENRDPLRQGEREDVWPLSKQKRSSPSPFDVSGGSPAKPPTARDDDSHRRPSRPLFPSAAPNPSATLRNLIFSPMKRPQLSRSNRPPIFTL from the exons ATGAGGTGCAACGCTTGCTGGCGGGAATTGGAAGGGCGAGCCATATCAACTACATGCGGTCATCTTCTGT GCACGGAGGACGCCAGCAGAATTCTTAGCGCTGATGGTGCATGTCCCATTTGTGACCAAGTGTTGTCCAAGAG CCTTATGAAGCCCGTGGATCTCAATCCAAATGACGAATGGACAAAC ATGGTAATGGCTGGAATATCGCCCCAAACAT TGATGAAGAGCGCTTACAGGAGTGTCATGTTTTTCATCGGACAAAGAGAGCTCGAGATGCAGTATAAGATGCAGAAAATATTTGCACAATGCCGTCAGAAATGTGAGGTCATGCAAGAGAAGTTCAcagagaaaatggaacagattcaTGCGGCCTATCAGAAGATGTCTAAGAGATGCCAAATAATGGAGCAAGAGATTGAAAGTCTAACGAAGGACAAGCAAGAACTTCAAGAGAAGTTCGCCGAGAAGTCAAG GCAAAAGAGAAAACTGGATGAGATGTATGATCATCTCAGGAACGAGTACGAAACTATGAAAAGATCAGCAATTCAACCGTCTGGTTTCTTTAGAAGACCTGAACCTGACTTCTTCTCCAGTCCTGCCGGGCCACCTCCCATGGTGGAGAACAGAGATCCCCTTAGGCAAG GGGAAAGAGAAGACGTGTGGCCGTTGTCGAAGCAGAAGAGGTCGAGTCCAAGCCCTTTCGACGTTTCTGGAGGATCCCCAGCAAAGCCACCAACAGCCCGTGACGACGACTCGCATAGAAGACCTTCCCGCCCTCTGTTCCCGTCGGCTGCTCCCAATCCTTCCGCAACCCTGCGCAACCTGATCTTCTCTCCCATGAAGCGGCCTCAGCTCTCTCGCAGCAATCGGCCTCCCATCTTCAC GTTGTAA
- the LOC116259941 gene encoding E3 ubiquitin-protein ligase CCNB1IP1 homolog isoform X5 — protein sequence MRSSSVLMKPVDLNPNDEWTNMVMAGISPQTLMKSAYRSVMFFIGQRELEMQYKMQKIFAQCRQKCEVMQEKFTEKMEQIHAAYQKMSKRCQIMEQEIESLTKDKQELQEKFAEKSRQKRKLDEMYDHLRNEYETMKRSAIQPSGFFRRPEPDFFSSPAGPPPMVENRDPLRQDGSLVTPKTPGEREDVWPLSKQKRSSPSPFDVSGGSPAKPPTARDDDSHRRPSRPLFPSAAPNPSATLRNLIFSPMKRPQLSRSNRPPIFTL from the exons ATGCGGTCATCTTCTGT CCTTATGAAGCCCGTGGATCTCAATCCAAATGACGAATGGACAAAC ATGGTAATGGCTGGAATATCGCCCCAAACAT TGATGAAGAGCGCTTACAGGAGTGTCATGTTTTTCATCGGACAAAGAGAGCTCGAGATGCAGTATAAGATGCAGAAAATATTTGCACAATGCCGTCAGAAATGTGAGGTCATGCAAGAGAAGTTCAcagagaaaatggaacagattcaTGCGGCCTATCAGAAGATGTCTAAGAGATGCCAAATAATGGAGCAAGAGATTGAAAGTCTAACGAAGGACAAGCAAGAACTTCAAGAGAAGTTCGCCGAGAAGTCAAG GCAAAAGAGAAAACTGGATGAGATGTATGATCATCTCAGGAACGAGTACGAAACTATGAAAAGATCAGCAATTCAACCGTCTGGTTTCTTTAGAAGACCTGAACCTGACTTCTTCTCCAGTCCTGCCGGGCCACCTCCCATGGTGGAGAACAGAGATCCCCTTAGGCAAG ATGGCTCGCTTGTGACTCCTAAAACTCCAGGGGAAAGAGAAGACGTGTGGCCGTTGTCGAAGCAGAAGAGGTCGAGTCCAAGCCCTTTCGACGTTTCTGGAGGATCCCCAGCAAAGCCACCAACAGCCCGTGACGACGACTCGCATAGAAGACCTTCCCGCCCTCTGTTCCCGTCGGCTGCTCCCAATCCTTCCGCAACCCTGCGCAACCTGATCTTCTCTCCCATGAAGCGGCCTCAGCTCTCTCGCAGCAATCGGCCTCCCATCTTCAC GTTGTAA
- the LOC116259941 gene encoding E3 ubiquitin-protein ligase CCNB1IP1 homolog isoform X2 produces the protein MRCNACWRELEGRAISTTCGHLLCTEDASRILSADGACPICDQVLSKSLMKPVDLNPNDEWTNMVMAGISPQTLMKSAYRSVMFFIGQRELEMQYKMQKIFAQCRQKCEVMQEKFTEKMEQIHAAYQKMSKRCQIMEQEIESLTKDKQELQEKFAEKSRQKRKLDEMYDHLRNEYETMKRSAIQPSGFFRRPEPDFFSSPAGPPPMVENRDPLRQDGSLVTPKTPGEREDVWPLSKQKRSSPSPFDVSGGSPAKPPTARDDDSHRRPSRPLFPSAAPNPSATLRNLIFSPMKRPQLSRSNRPPIFT, from the exons ATGAGGTGCAACGCTTGCTGGCGGGAATTGGAAGGGCGAGCCATATCAACTACATGCGGTCATCTTCTGT GCACGGAGGACGCCAGCAGAATTCTTAGCGCTGATGGTGCATGTCCCATTTGTGACCAAGTGTTGTCCAAGAG CCTTATGAAGCCCGTGGATCTCAATCCAAATGACGAATGGACAAAC ATGGTAATGGCTGGAATATCGCCCCAAACAT TGATGAAGAGCGCTTACAGGAGTGTCATGTTTTTCATCGGACAAAGAGAGCTCGAGATGCAGTATAAGATGCAGAAAATATTTGCACAATGCCGTCAGAAATGTGAGGTCATGCAAGAGAAGTTCAcagagaaaatggaacagattcaTGCGGCCTATCAGAAGATGTCTAAGAGATGCCAAATAATGGAGCAAGAGATTGAAAGTCTAACGAAGGACAAGCAAGAACTTCAAGAGAAGTTCGCCGAGAAGTCAAG GCAAAAGAGAAAACTGGATGAGATGTATGATCATCTCAGGAACGAGTACGAAACTATGAAAAGATCAGCAATTCAACCGTCTGGTTTCTTTAGAAGACCTGAACCTGACTTCTTCTCCAGTCCTGCCGGGCCACCTCCCATGGTGGAGAACAGAGATCCCCTTAGGCAAG ATGGCTCGCTTGTGACTCCTAAAACTCCAGGGGAAAGAGAAGACGTGTGGCCGTTGTCGAAGCAGAAGAGGTCGAGTCCAAGCCCTTTCGACGTTTCTGGAGGATCCCCAGCAAAGCCACCAACAGCCCGTGACGACGACTCGCATAGAAGACCTTCCCGCCCTCTGTTCCCGTCGGCTGCTCCCAATCCTTCCGCAACCCTGCGCAACCTGATCTTCTCTCCCATGAAGCGGCCTCAGCTCTCTCGCAGCAATCGGCCTCCCATCTTCACGTAA
- the LOC116259941 gene encoding E3 ubiquitin-protein ligase CCNB1IP1 homolog isoform X4: MRCNACWRELEGRAISTTCGHLLCTEDASRILSADGACPICDQVLSKSLMKPVDLNPNDEWTNMVMAGISPQTLMKSAYRSVMFFIGQRELEMQYKMQKIFAQCRQKCEVMQEKFTEKMEQIHAAYQKMSKRCQIMEQEIESLTKDKQELQEKFAEKSRQKRKLDEMYDHLRNEYETMKRSAIQPSGFFRRPEPDFFSSPAGPPPMVENRDPLRQGEREDVWPLSKQKRSSPSPFDVSGGSPAKPPTARDDDSHRRPSRPLFPSAAPNPSATLRNLIFSPMKRPQLSRSNRPPIFT; this comes from the exons ATGAGGTGCAACGCTTGCTGGCGGGAATTGGAAGGGCGAGCCATATCAACTACATGCGGTCATCTTCTGT GCACGGAGGACGCCAGCAGAATTCTTAGCGCTGATGGTGCATGTCCCATTTGTGACCAAGTGTTGTCCAAGAG CCTTATGAAGCCCGTGGATCTCAATCCAAATGACGAATGGACAAAC ATGGTAATGGCTGGAATATCGCCCCAAACAT TGATGAAGAGCGCTTACAGGAGTGTCATGTTTTTCATCGGACAAAGAGAGCTCGAGATGCAGTATAAGATGCAGAAAATATTTGCACAATGCCGTCAGAAATGTGAGGTCATGCAAGAGAAGTTCAcagagaaaatggaacagattcaTGCGGCCTATCAGAAGATGTCTAAGAGATGCCAAATAATGGAGCAAGAGATTGAAAGTCTAACGAAGGACAAGCAAGAACTTCAAGAGAAGTTCGCCGAGAAGTCAAG GCAAAAGAGAAAACTGGATGAGATGTATGATCATCTCAGGAACGAGTACGAAACTATGAAAAGATCAGCAATTCAACCGTCTGGTTTCTTTAGAAGACCTGAACCTGACTTCTTCTCCAGTCCTGCCGGGCCACCTCCCATGGTGGAGAACAGAGATCCCCTTAGGCAAG GGGAAAGAGAAGACGTGTGGCCGTTGTCGAAGCAGAAGAGGTCGAGTCCAAGCCCTTTCGACGTTTCTGGAGGATCCCCAGCAAAGCCACCAACAGCCCGTGACGACGACTCGCATAGAAGACCTTCCCGCCCTCTGTTCCCGTCGGCTGCTCCCAATCCTTCCGCAACCCTGCGCAACCTGATCTTCTCTCCCATGAAGCGGCCTCAGCTCTCTCGCAGCAATCGGCCTCCCATCTTCACGTAA